A genomic stretch from Xiphophorus maculatus strain JP 163 A chromosome 14, X_maculatus-5.0-male, whole genome shotgun sequence includes:
- the LOC111610982 gene encoding obscurin-like isoform X1, with protein MDHTLLCVPGVLFLSFLLCCGKPPVHRRSGDENLRSTAPKPVLTVSPSWPSPGASVTLSCEVKPPSAGWRFYWYKAVPDLSKKNYRYEVLPDAINGPANNSIIIRGQKHTAGFACRAGRGNPENLTDYSEPKFVWSADSHPAASLTASPEREQLFTIDAIKLNCKGSSADWRVKRLTDLYYQSDLSDCSIWGTMTGSSCTFISPQYSRGVYWCESGSGEFSNAVNITVNTLESILTVSPSWPSPGASVNLSCEVKPSSAGWRFYWYKVVPDLPQKNYRYELLPGSISGTVENSFIVTGQKHTAGFACRAGRGNSGNSTYRSEPKFIWSADPHPAASLSVSPDREQHFTSESVTLNCGGNSAEWRVMMVRGFSLSSYPGVCSRISRPGFSCTISSQQSDKTVYWCESGSGEFSNAVNITFAYRGFLLVSPVHPVTEGASVTLGCRITGLNQLSNVFFYHNDKLIQSDSRGELNISAVSQSDEGFYKCKYSGRVSPQSWMAVKAAKPALKPGSSSFPVMLVVGPVIGVVLLILLLLLRRFRQTKGSGRVETAYQDDQQQPLYSSLLQGDLGVYETIRQPGNYVNDGELRWDRKKRCEFHQSFQKSTVSRVLLFLRESTQKTTRLTFIGSRLDSCHIT; from the exons TTCTCAGTTTTCTCCTCTGCTGTGGAAAGCCTCCAG TTCATAGGAGATCTGGAGATGAGAATCTGAGGTCAACGGCTCCAAAGCCAGTCCTGACTGTGTCTCCATCATGGCCGAGTCCTGGAGCCTCAGTGACTCTGAGCTGTGAGGTTAAACCTCCGTCTGCAGGATGGAGGTTCTACTGGTATAAAGCTGTTCCTGATCtatcaaagaaaaactacaGATACGAGGTGCTGCCTGATGCCATCAATGGGCCTGCAAATAACTCCATCATCATTCgtggacagaaacacacagcaggATTTGCATGTAGAGCTGGAAGAGGAAACCCCGAGAATTTGACTGATTACAGTGAACCAAAGTTTGTCTGGTCTGCAG ATTCTCATCCAGCAGCGTCTCTCACAGCGAGTCCTGAGAGAGAGCAACTTTTTACCATTGATGCAATTAAACTGAATTGTaaaggaagctctgctgactggAGAGTGAAGAGGCTTACAGACTTATATTATCAGTCAGATCTATCAGACTGCTCCATCTGGGGAACAATGACTGGATCCTCATGTACCTTCATCAGTCCCCAGTACAGTAGAGGAGTGTACTGGTGTGAGTCTGGATCAGGAGAGTTCAGTAACGCAGTCAACATCACTGTAAACA CATTAGAGTCCATCCTGACTGTGTCTCCATCTTGGCCGAGTCCTGGAGCCTCAGTGAACCTGAGCTGTGAGGTTAAACCTTCATCTGCAGGATGGAGGTTCTACTGGTATAAAGTTGTTCCTGATCTACCACAGAAAAACTACAGATATGAGCTGCTGCCTGGTAGCATCAGTGGGACTGTAGAGAACTCCTTCATTGTTActggacagaaacacacagcaggATTTGCATGTAGAGCTGGAAGAGGAAACTCAGGGAATTCCACTTATCGAAGTGAGCCAAAGTTTATCTGGTCTGCAG ATCCTCATCCAGCAGCTTCTCTCTCAGTGAGTCCTGACAGAGAGCAACACTTCACCTCTGAGTCTGTGACTCTGAACTGTGGAGGAAACTCTGCTGAGTGGAGAGTGATGATGGTTAGAGGATTCAGTTTATCATCATACCCTGGAGTATGCTCCAGGATATCGAGACCTGGATTCTCCTGTACCATCAGCAGCCAACAGTCCGATAAAACGGTGTACTGGTGTGAGTCTGGTTCAGGAGAGTTCAGCAACGCCGTCAACATCACTTTTGCGT ATAGAGGTTTTCTCCTGGTGAGCCCCGTCCATCCTGTGACTGAAGGAGCTTCTGTTACTCTGGGCTGCAGAATCACAGGACTAAACCAACtttctaatgtgtttttctatcatAATGACAAACTGATCCAAAGTGACAGCAGAGGAGAGCTGAATATCTCTGCAGTGTCTCAGTCAGATGAAGGTTTCTACAAGTGTAAATACTCAGGAAGGGTTTCACCTCAGAGCTGGATGGCAGTTAAAG CAGCTAAACCTGCATTAAAACCTGGAAGCTCTTCATTTCCTGTGATGTTGGTCGTTGGACCAGTGATTGGAGTCGTTCTCTTAATTCTCCTGTTGCTGCTGCGTCGGTTCAGACAGACCAAAG GTTCTGGAAGAGTGGAGACTGCCTACCAGGATGATCAGCAGCAGCCATTGTACTCCTCTCTCCTGCAGG GAGACCTTGGTGTCTACGAAACAATCAGACAGCCTGGAAACTATGTAAATG ACGGGGAACTGAGATGGGACAGGAAAAAAAGGTGTGAATTTCATCAGAGTTTTCAGAAGTCCACTGTGAGTCGGGTTCTATTGTTTCTCAGGGAAAgtacacagaaaacaacaagacTCACTTTTATTGGAAGCAGGTTAGACTCTTGCCACATAACATGA
- the LOC111610982 gene encoding obscurin-like isoform X2, whose protein sequence is MDHTLLCVPGVLFLSFLLCCGKPPVHRRSGDENLRSTAPKPVLTVSPSWPSPGASVTLSCEVKPPSAGWRFYWYKAVPDLSKKNYRYEVLPDAINGPANNSIIIRGQKHTAGFACRAGRGNPENLTDYSEPKFVWSADSHPAASLTASPEREQLFTIDAIKLNCKGSSADWRVKRLTDLYYQSDLSDCSIWGTMTGSSCTFISPQYSRGVYWCESGSGEFSNAVNITVNTLESILTVSPSWPSPGASVNLSCEVKPSSAGWRFYWYKVVPDLPQKNYRYELLPGSISGTVENSFIVTGQKHTAGFACRAGRGNSGNSTYRSEPKFIWSADPHPAASLSVSPDREQHFTSESVTLNCGGNSAEWRVMMVRGFSLSSYPGVCSRISRPGFSCTISSQQSDKTVYWCESGSGEFSNAVNITFAYRGFLLVSPVHPVTEGASVTLGCRITGLNQLSNVFFYHNDKLIQSDSRGELNISAVSQSDEGFYKCKYSGRVSPQSWMAVKAKPALKPGSSSFPVMLVVGPVIGVVLLILLLLLRRFRQTKGSGRVETAYQDDQQQPLYSSLLQGDLGVYETIRQPGNYVNDGELRWDRKKRCEFHQSFQKSTVSRVLLFLRESTQKTTRLTFIGSRLDSCHIT, encoded by the exons TTCTCAGTTTTCTCCTCTGCTGTGGAAAGCCTCCAG TTCATAGGAGATCTGGAGATGAGAATCTGAGGTCAACGGCTCCAAAGCCAGTCCTGACTGTGTCTCCATCATGGCCGAGTCCTGGAGCCTCAGTGACTCTGAGCTGTGAGGTTAAACCTCCGTCTGCAGGATGGAGGTTCTACTGGTATAAAGCTGTTCCTGATCtatcaaagaaaaactacaGATACGAGGTGCTGCCTGATGCCATCAATGGGCCTGCAAATAACTCCATCATCATTCgtggacagaaacacacagcaggATTTGCATGTAGAGCTGGAAGAGGAAACCCCGAGAATTTGACTGATTACAGTGAACCAAAGTTTGTCTGGTCTGCAG ATTCTCATCCAGCAGCGTCTCTCACAGCGAGTCCTGAGAGAGAGCAACTTTTTACCATTGATGCAATTAAACTGAATTGTaaaggaagctctgctgactggAGAGTGAAGAGGCTTACAGACTTATATTATCAGTCAGATCTATCAGACTGCTCCATCTGGGGAACAATGACTGGATCCTCATGTACCTTCATCAGTCCCCAGTACAGTAGAGGAGTGTACTGGTGTGAGTCTGGATCAGGAGAGTTCAGTAACGCAGTCAACATCACTGTAAACA CATTAGAGTCCATCCTGACTGTGTCTCCATCTTGGCCGAGTCCTGGAGCCTCAGTGAACCTGAGCTGTGAGGTTAAACCTTCATCTGCAGGATGGAGGTTCTACTGGTATAAAGTTGTTCCTGATCTACCACAGAAAAACTACAGATATGAGCTGCTGCCTGGTAGCATCAGTGGGACTGTAGAGAACTCCTTCATTGTTActggacagaaacacacagcaggATTTGCATGTAGAGCTGGAAGAGGAAACTCAGGGAATTCCACTTATCGAAGTGAGCCAAAGTTTATCTGGTCTGCAG ATCCTCATCCAGCAGCTTCTCTCTCAGTGAGTCCTGACAGAGAGCAACACTTCACCTCTGAGTCTGTGACTCTGAACTGTGGAGGAAACTCTGCTGAGTGGAGAGTGATGATGGTTAGAGGATTCAGTTTATCATCATACCCTGGAGTATGCTCCAGGATATCGAGACCTGGATTCTCCTGTACCATCAGCAGCCAACAGTCCGATAAAACGGTGTACTGGTGTGAGTCTGGTTCAGGAGAGTTCAGCAACGCCGTCAACATCACTTTTGCGT ATAGAGGTTTTCTCCTGGTGAGCCCCGTCCATCCTGTGACTGAAGGAGCTTCTGTTACTCTGGGCTGCAGAATCACAGGACTAAACCAACtttctaatgtgtttttctatcatAATGACAAACTGATCCAAAGTGACAGCAGAGGAGAGCTGAATATCTCTGCAGTGTCTCAGTCAGATGAAGGTTTCTACAAGTGTAAATACTCAGGAAGGGTTTCACCTCAGAGCTGGATGGCAGTTAAAG CTAAACCTGCATTAAAACCTGGAAGCTCTTCATTTCCTGTGATGTTGGTCGTTGGACCAGTGATTGGAGTCGTTCTCTTAATTCTCCTGTTGCTGCTGCGTCGGTTCAGACAGACCAAAG GTTCTGGAAGAGTGGAGACTGCCTACCAGGATGATCAGCAGCAGCCATTGTACTCCTCTCTCCTGCAGG GAGACCTTGGTGTCTACGAAACAATCAGACAGCCTGGAAACTATGTAAATG ACGGGGAACTGAGATGGGACAGGAAAAAAAGGTGTGAATTTCATCAGAGTTTTCAGAAGTCCACTGTGAGTCGGGTTCTATTGTTTCTCAGGGAAAgtacacagaaaacaacaagacTCACTTTTATTGGAAGCAGGTTAGACTCTTGCCACATAACATGA
- the LOC111610982 gene encoding obscurin-like isoform X4, whose amino-acid sequence MDHTLLCVPGVLFLSFLLCCGKPPVHRRSGDENLRSTAPKPVLTVSPSWPSPGASVTLSCEVKPPSAGWRFYWYKAVPDLSKKNYRYEVLPDAINGPANNSIIIRGQKHTAGFACRAGRGNPENLTDYSEPKFVWSADSHPAASLTASPEREQLFTIDAIKLNCKGSSADWRVKRLTDLYYQSDLSDCSIWGTMTGSSCTFISPQYSRGVYWCESGSGEFSNAVNITVNTLESILTVSPSWPSPGASVNLSCEVKPSSAGWRFYWYKVVPDLPQKNYRYELLPGSISGTVENSFIVTGQKHTAGFACRAGRGNSGNSTYRSEPKFIWSADPHPAASLSVSPDREQHFTSESVTLNCGGNSAEWRVMMVRGFSLSSYPGVCSRISRPGFSCTISSQQSDKTVYWCESGSGEFSNAVNITFAYRGFLLVSPVHPVTEGASVTLGCRITGLNQLSNVFFYHNDKLIQSDSRGELNISAVSQSDEGFYKCKYSGRVSPQSWMAVKAAKPALKPGSSSFPVMLVVGPVIGVVLLILLLLLRRFRQTKGSGRVETAYQDDQQQPLYSSLLQGDLGVYETIRQPGNYVNGTV is encoded by the exons TTCTCAGTTTTCTCCTCTGCTGTGGAAAGCCTCCAG TTCATAGGAGATCTGGAGATGAGAATCTGAGGTCAACGGCTCCAAAGCCAGTCCTGACTGTGTCTCCATCATGGCCGAGTCCTGGAGCCTCAGTGACTCTGAGCTGTGAGGTTAAACCTCCGTCTGCAGGATGGAGGTTCTACTGGTATAAAGCTGTTCCTGATCtatcaaagaaaaactacaGATACGAGGTGCTGCCTGATGCCATCAATGGGCCTGCAAATAACTCCATCATCATTCgtggacagaaacacacagcaggATTTGCATGTAGAGCTGGAAGAGGAAACCCCGAGAATTTGACTGATTACAGTGAACCAAAGTTTGTCTGGTCTGCAG ATTCTCATCCAGCAGCGTCTCTCACAGCGAGTCCTGAGAGAGAGCAACTTTTTACCATTGATGCAATTAAACTGAATTGTaaaggaagctctgctgactggAGAGTGAAGAGGCTTACAGACTTATATTATCAGTCAGATCTATCAGACTGCTCCATCTGGGGAACAATGACTGGATCCTCATGTACCTTCATCAGTCCCCAGTACAGTAGAGGAGTGTACTGGTGTGAGTCTGGATCAGGAGAGTTCAGTAACGCAGTCAACATCACTGTAAACA CATTAGAGTCCATCCTGACTGTGTCTCCATCTTGGCCGAGTCCTGGAGCCTCAGTGAACCTGAGCTGTGAGGTTAAACCTTCATCTGCAGGATGGAGGTTCTACTGGTATAAAGTTGTTCCTGATCTACCACAGAAAAACTACAGATATGAGCTGCTGCCTGGTAGCATCAGTGGGACTGTAGAGAACTCCTTCATTGTTActggacagaaacacacagcaggATTTGCATGTAGAGCTGGAAGAGGAAACTCAGGGAATTCCACTTATCGAAGTGAGCCAAAGTTTATCTGGTCTGCAG ATCCTCATCCAGCAGCTTCTCTCTCAGTGAGTCCTGACAGAGAGCAACACTTCACCTCTGAGTCTGTGACTCTGAACTGTGGAGGAAACTCTGCTGAGTGGAGAGTGATGATGGTTAGAGGATTCAGTTTATCATCATACCCTGGAGTATGCTCCAGGATATCGAGACCTGGATTCTCCTGTACCATCAGCAGCCAACAGTCCGATAAAACGGTGTACTGGTGTGAGTCTGGTTCAGGAGAGTTCAGCAACGCCGTCAACATCACTTTTGCGT ATAGAGGTTTTCTCCTGGTGAGCCCCGTCCATCCTGTGACTGAAGGAGCTTCTGTTACTCTGGGCTGCAGAATCACAGGACTAAACCAACtttctaatgtgtttttctatcatAATGACAAACTGATCCAAAGTGACAGCAGAGGAGAGCTGAATATCTCTGCAGTGTCTCAGTCAGATGAAGGTTTCTACAAGTGTAAATACTCAGGAAGGGTTTCACCTCAGAGCTGGATGGCAGTTAAAG CAGCTAAACCTGCATTAAAACCTGGAAGCTCTTCATTTCCTGTGATGTTGGTCGTTGGACCAGTGATTGGAGTCGTTCTCTTAATTCTCCTGTTGCTGCTGCGTCGGTTCAGACAGACCAAAG GTTCTGGAAGAGTGGAGACTGCCTACCAGGATGATCAGCAGCAGCCATTGTACTCCTCTCTCCTGCAGG GAGACCTTGGTGTCTACGAAACAATCAGACAGCCTGGAAACTATGTAAATGGTACAGTATAA
- the LOC111610982 gene encoding obscurin-like isoform X3: MDHTLLCVPGVLFLSFLLCCGKPPVHRRSGDENLRSTAPKPVLTVSPSWPSPGASVTLSCEVKPPSAGWRFYWYKAVPDLSKKNYRYEVLPDAINGPANNSIIIRGQKHTAGFACRAGRGNPENLTDYSEPKFVWSADSHPAASLTASPEREQLFTIDAIKLNCKGSSADWRVKRLTDLYYQSDLSDCSIWGTMTGSSCTFISPQYSRGVYWCESGSGEFSNAVNITVNTLESILTVSPSWPSPGASVNLSCEVKPSSAGWRFYWYKVVPDLPQKNYRYELLPGSISGTVENSFIVTGQKHTAGFACRAGRGNSGNSTYRSEPKFIWSADPHPAASLSVSPDREQHFTSESVTLNCGGNSAEWRVMMVRGFSLSSYPGVCSRISRPGFSCTISSQQSDKTVYWCESGSGEFSNAVNITFAYRGFLLVSPVHPVTEGASVTLGCRITGLNQLSNVFFYHNDKLIQSDSRGELNISAVSQSDEGFYKCKYSGRVSPQSWMAVKAAKPALKPGSSSFPVMLVVGPVIGVVLLILLLLLRRFRQTKGSGRVETAYQDDQQQPLYSSLLQGDLGVYETIRQPGNYVNVSGQEQPVYANVGARSDSA; the protein is encoded by the exons TTCTCAGTTTTCTCCTCTGCTGTGGAAAGCCTCCAG TTCATAGGAGATCTGGAGATGAGAATCTGAGGTCAACGGCTCCAAAGCCAGTCCTGACTGTGTCTCCATCATGGCCGAGTCCTGGAGCCTCAGTGACTCTGAGCTGTGAGGTTAAACCTCCGTCTGCAGGATGGAGGTTCTACTGGTATAAAGCTGTTCCTGATCtatcaaagaaaaactacaGATACGAGGTGCTGCCTGATGCCATCAATGGGCCTGCAAATAACTCCATCATCATTCgtggacagaaacacacagcaggATTTGCATGTAGAGCTGGAAGAGGAAACCCCGAGAATTTGACTGATTACAGTGAACCAAAGTTTGTCTGGTCTGCAG ATTCTCATCCAGCAGCGTCTCTCACAGCGAGTCCTGAGAGAGAGCAACTTTTTACCATTGATGCAATTAAACTGAATTGTaaaggaagctctgctgactggAGAGTGAAGAGGCTTACAGACTTATATTATCAGTCAGATCTATCAGACTGCTCCATCTGGGGAACAATGACTGGATCCTCATGTACCTTCATCAGTCCCCAGTACAGTAGAGGAGTGTACTGGTGTGAGTCTGGATCAGGAGAGTTCAGTAACGCAGTCAACATCACTGTAAACA CATTAGAGTCCATCCTGACTGTGTCTCCATCTTGGCCGAGTCCTGGAGCCTCAGTGAACCTGAGCTGTGAGGTTAAACCTTCATCTGCAGGATGGAGGTTCTACTGGTATAAAGTTGTTCCTGATCTACCACAGAAAAACTACAGATATGAGCTGCTGCCTGGTAGCATCAGTGGGACTGTAGAGAACTCCTTCATTGTTActggacagaaacacacagcaggATTTGCATGTAGAGCTGGAAGAGGAAACTCAGGGAATTCCACTTATCGAAGTGAGCCAAAGTTTATCTGGTCTGCAG ATCCTCATCCAGCAGCTTCTCTCTCAGTGAGTCCTGACAGAGAGCAACACTTCACCTCTGAGTCTGTGACTCTGAACTGTGGAGGAAACTCTGCTGAGTGGAGAGTGATGATGGTTAGAGGATTCAGTTTATCATCATACCCTGGAGTATGCTCCAGGATATCGAGACCTGGATTCTCCTGTACCATCAGCAGCCAACAGTCCGATAAAACGGTGTACTGGTGTGAGTCTGGTTCAGGAGAGTTCAGCAACGCCGTCAACATCACTTTTGCGT ATAGAGGTTTTCTCCTGGTGAGCCCCGTCCATCCTGTGACTGAAGGAGCTTCTGTTACTCTGGGCTGCAGAATCACAGGACTAAACCAACtttctaatgtgtttttctatcatAATGACAAACTGATCCAAAGTGACAGCAGAGGAGAGCTGAATATCTCTGCAGTGTCTCAGTCAGATGAAGGTTTCTACAAGTGTAAATACTCAGGAAGGGTTTCACCTCAGAGCTGGATGGCAGTTAAAG CAGCTAAACCTGCATTAAAACCTGGAAGCTCTTCATTTCCTGTGATGTTGGTCGTTGGACCAGTGATTGGAGTCGTTCTCTTAATTCTCCTGTTGCTGCTGCGTCGGTTCAGACAGACCAAAG GTTCTGGAAGAGTGGAGACTGCCTACCAGGATGATCAGCAGCAGCCATTGTACTCCTCTCTCCTGCAGG GAGACCTTGGTGTCTACGAAACAATCAGACAGCCTGGAAACTATGTAAATG TTTCAGGTCAAGAACAACCGGTTTATGCTAATGTCGGCGCCAGGTCAGATTCAGCCTGA